One Actinomyces marmotae DNA window includes the following coding sequences:
- the rph gene encoding ribonuclease PH: MTTTGFTRKDGRATDEPRPVTITRHWLDHAEGSVLISFGRTRVLCAASFTEGVPRWRKGSGEGWVTAEYAMLPRAGSERSGRESVRGRVGGRTHEISRLIGRSLRGIIDVGALGENTIALDCDVLQADGGTRTAAITGAYVALADAVAWGTERGLIKPRAGRPVLADSLSAISVGIIDGVPCLDLPYEEDVRAHTDMNVVQTGDGRFIEVQGTAEHSPFNRDELGALLDLASAGNAALAALQRRALAERADGPVTVSSGAGARA, translated from the coding sequence GTGACTACGACTGGCTTCACCCGCAAGGACGGGCGCGCGACCGATGAGCCGCGCCCCGTGACCATCACTCGCCACTGGCTCGACCACGCCGAGGGCAGCGTCCTCATCAGCTTCGGGCGCACCCGCGTGCTGTGCGCGGCGTCGTTCACCGAGGGCGTCCCGCGCTGGCGCAAGGGCAGCGGAGAGGGGTGGGTGACAGCCGAGTACGCGATGCTCCCCCGTGCGGGCTCCGAGCGCAGCGGCCGTGAGTCCGTGCGCGGCAGGGTCGGCGGGCGCACCCACGAGATCTCCCGCCTGATCGGCCGGTCCTTAAGGGGCATCATCGACGTCGGCGCGCTGGGGGAGAACACCATCGCGCTGGATTGCGACGTGCTTCAGGCCGACGGCGGCACCCGCACCGCCGCGATCACCGGGGCCTACGTCGCCCTGGCCGACGCCGTCGCCTGGGGCACCGAGCGCGGCCTCATCAAGCCCCGCGCCGGGCGGCCCGTGCTCGCCGACTCGCTGAGCGCCATCAGCGTCGGCATCATTGACGGCGTCCCCTGCCTCGACCTGCCCTACGAGGAGGACGTGCGCGCCCACACCGACATGAACGTCGTCCAGACCGGCGACGGGCGCTTCATCGAGGTCCAGGGAACCGCCGAGCACTCCCCCTTCAACCGCGACGAGCTCGGAGCCCTGCTCGACCTGGCGAGCGCGGGAAACGCGGCGCTGGCGGCCCTCCAGCGCCGGGCCCTAGCCGAGCGCGCCGACGGACCCGTGACGGTCTCGTCCGGCGCGGGGGCACGAGCATGA
- the rdgB gene encoding RdgB/HAM1 family non-canonical purine NTP pyrophosphatase has translation MSPAVGDPPIGDTGAPDGALLVLATHNAGKLAELREILAPLVPGLAPRTIISAAELSAPEPVEDGLSFAENSLIKARALAQATGLPTVADDSGLCVDVLGGAPGIFSARWSGFHGDDEANLRLLLNQISAVADPHRTARFTCAAVLVVPGTGGRVGREEIIERSMEGRLITEPVGEGGFGYDPIFVPASEDEPGAAGRTSAQLSPAEKNAISHRGQAFRAMAPILADLLTHHLPQ, from the coding sequence ATGAGCCCGGCCGTTGGCGACCCGCCGATCGGCGACACCGGGGCACCCGACGGCGCCCTGCTCGTCCTGGCCACCCACAACGCCGGCAAGCTCGCCGAGTTGCGGGAGATCCTGGCCCCGCTCGTGCCCGGGCTGGCGCCCAGGACGATCATCTCAGCGGCCGAGCTCAGCGCCCCCGAGCCGGTCGAGGACGGCCTCAGCTTCGCGGAGAACTCCCTCATCAAAGCGCGGGCCCTGGCCCAGGCCACCGGCCTGCCCACCGTCGCCGACGACTCGGGGCTGTGCGTGGACGTCCTGGGCGGGGCGCCAGGGATCTTCTCGGCCCGCTGGTCCGGCTTCCACGGCGACGACGAGGCGAACCTGCGACTCCTCTTGAACCAGATCAGCGCCGTGGCGGACCCGCACCGCACCGCGCGTTTCACGTGCGCCGCCGTGCTCGTCGTCCCCGGGACCGGGGGCAGGGTTGGGCGCGAGGAGATCATCGAGCGTTCGATGGAGGGTCGGCTCATCACCGAGCCCGTCGGCGAGGGGGGCTTCGGCTACGACCCGATCTTCGTGCCCGCCAGTGAGGACGAGCCGGGGGCGGCGGGGCGCACGAGCGCTCAGTTGAGCCCGGCGGAGAAGAACGCGATCTCCCATCGCGGCCAGGCCTTCCGGGCCATGGCCCCCATCCTGGCCGACCTCCTGACTCATCACCTCCCCCAATGA
- a CDS encoding DUF3054 domain-containing protein translates to MGTVSERGGAVGGDPSSPAAGAGRRIDWAPAVPDGVDCPWTRNRLTRWWLVLPADAIGAALVAVLGSAGAHELDEIPTALARGAAAVVIAWACAWALLRGREHHLERPWPEGGAVVVVAWGAWTVMRALAGGGAGLASWAVMTGALLVAVLGGWRWLYGFAKAHDSLTPKPLQRRLDAQDQ, encoded by the coding sequence GTGGGAACTGTGAGTGAGCGCGGGGGCGCGGTCGGGGGCGATCCGTCCTCGCCGGCCGCCGGGGCGGGGCGCCGGATCGACTGGGCACCCGCCGTTCCCGACGGCGTTGACTGCCCCTGGACCCGTAACCGGCTCACGCGCTGGTGGCTCGTCCTGCCCGCGGACGCCATCGGCGCCGCCCTGGTGGCGGTGCTGGGCTCGGCGGGGGCTCATGAGCTCGACGAGATCCCGACGGCGCTGGCGCGGGGGGCCGCCGCCGTGGTGATCGCCTGGGCCTGCGCCTGGGCGCTGCTGCGCGGGCGCGAGCACCACCTCGAGAGGCCCTGGCCGGAGGGCGGGGCCGTCGTCGTCGTGGCGTGGGGCGCGTGGACGGTCATGCGCGCCCTGGCCGGAGGCGGCGCGGGACTGGCGTCATGGGCAGTCATGACGGGGGCGCTGCTCGTGGCGGTGCTCGGTGGCTGGCGCTGGCTCTACGGCTTCGCCAAGGCGCATGACTCGCTGACCCCCAAGCCCCTCCAGCGCCGTCTCGACGCGCAGGATCAGTAA
- a CDS encoding MBL fold metallo-hydrolase: MRLTIIGCSGSMSGPGSSASSYLVQASGGDPLGPVGAEHTWSVILDLGPGSMGRLLNHVDPADLDAICISHCHADHMADLVGMHVYRRWNPAGPLGPVLTLGPSNLLERLRGVDGTEKTDEDYRTEFDVRTVTPGRPVRVGPMTITPYTALHPVEAYGYRIEGPSEDGSRIVTMAFTGDTDSCEGMTAMADGVDLLLSEAAFVEGGEAVRGMHLTGLRAGELAQEGRVGRLILTHIQPWTDPAIPLAEARRAYSGPVDAAMSSMVWEL, from the coding sequence ATGAGGCTCACGATCATCGGCTGCTCCGGCTCCATGTCGGGACCAGGCTCCTCCGCCTCCTCCTACCTGGTGCAGGCCAGCGGCGGTGACCCCCTGGGCCCGGTGGGCGCCGAGCACACCTGGTCCGTCATCCTCGACCTCGGCCCGGGCTCGATGGGGCGCCTCCTCAACCATGTCGACCCCGCCGACCTCGATGCCATCTGCATCTCCCATTGCCACGCCGACCACATGGCTGACCTCGTCGGCATGCACGTCTACCGCCGCTGGAACCCCGCCGGCCCCCTCGGCCCCGTCCTCACCCTCGGGCCCTCCAACCTGCTGGAGCGCCTTCGCGGCGTCGACGGCACGGAGAAGACCGACGAGGACTACCGCACCGAGTTCGATGTCCGCACCGTCACCCCGGGGCGCCCCGTTCGCGTGGGCCCCATGACGATCACCCCGTACACAGCCCTGCACCCGGTGGAGGCTTACGGCTACCGGATCGAGGGCCCCAGCGAGGACGGATCGCGTATCGTCACCATGGCCTTCACCGGGGACACCGACTCCTGCGAGGGCATGACCGCCATGGCCGACGGCGTCGACCTGCTCCTGTCCGAGGCCGCCTTCGTGGAGGGCGGGGAGGCCGTGCGTGGCATGCACCTCACGGGCCTGCGCGCCGGCGAGCTCGCCCAGGAGGGGCGTGTGGGGCGCCTGATCCTCACCCACATCCAGCCCTGGACGGACCCCGCCATCCCGCTGGCTGAGGCCCGCCGCGCCTATTCGGGCCCGGTGGACGCCGCCATGAGCTCGATGGTGTGGGAACTGTGA
- the murI gene encoding glutamate racemase encodes MFDSGVGGLTVARAVLDQLPGERVLYIGDTANTPYGPRPIDEVRALAMGVMDELVDSGVKLLVIACNTASAAVLHDARARYTLGKGVPVIEVIHPAARAAARVTRNGRVGLIATQGTVDSRAYSDALGAVPGVELISQACPRFVDLAERGVTTGPEALGVAEEYLAPVREAGVDTLILGCTHYPLLVGPISYVMGEDVRLVASSDETAKDVYRELAANDLLRDPGAPAPLHDFRSTGDPESFAVLARRFLGPEVGSVTRAGRPAPSARAERVVPIPAISAEESA; translated from the coding sequence ATGTTCGACTCCGGGGTCGGCGGGCTCACGGTGGCGCGCGCCGTCCTGGATCAGCTCCCGGGGGAGAGGGTCCTTTACATCGGCGACACCGCGAACACCCCCTACGGGCCGCGTCCCATCGACGAGGTGCGCGCCCTCGCCATGGGGGTGATGGACGAGCTCGTCGATTCCGGCGTCAAGCTCCTCGTCATCGCCTGCAACACGGCGTCGGCGGCCGTGCTCCACGACGCCCGCGCCCGCTACACCCTGGGCAAGGGCGTGCCTGTCATCGAGGTGATCCACCCCGCCGCCCGCGCGGCCGCCCGCGTGACCCGCAACGGGCGCGTCGGACTGATCGCCACCCAGGGAACCGTGGACTCGCGCGCCTACTCCGACGCCCTCGGCGCCGTCCCGGGGGTCGAGCTCATCAGCCAGGCCTGCCCGCGCTTCGTCGACCTCGCCGAGAGGGGCGTGACCACGGGCCCCGAGGCTCTCGGTGTCGCCGAGGAGTACCTCGCGCCCGTGCGCGAGGCCGGCGTCGACACCCTCATCCTCGGCTGCACGCACTACCCGCTGCTCGTGGGCCCCATCTCCTACGTCATGGGGGAGGACGTGCGCCTCGTCGCCTCTTCCGATGAGACGGCCAAGGACGTCTACCGGGAACTCGCCGCGAACGACCTGCTCCGCGACCCGGGCGCTCCCGCCCCCCTCCACGACTTCCGCTCCACGGGGGACCCCGAGTCCTTCGCCGTGCTCGCCCGCCGATTCCTGGGCCCCGAGGTCGGGTCAGTCACCCGTGCTGGCCGCCCGGCGCCGTCGGCCCGGGCTGAGCGGGTCGTGCCCATCCCCGCCATCTCTGCCGAGGAGAGCGCATGA
- a CDS encoding DUF2017 family protein: MRAFTAVEGGWESRLEPEEREALAGLLLQVATVLGADDGHPAETSADRALRAEAALAREILLPDASEDPETAVAISACRRAGLRDLKDSRARDAIAELLAPSGTGGAVRVAAGAEGAWLGALNDARLLLARRLGIDSPEAAEAIHSLADPSPITDADPQVRERHAAAILYTMLTWWQESLVSGLLGD, encoded by the coding sequence ATGAGGGCCTTCACCGCCGTCGAGGGGGGCTGGGAGAGCCGGTTGGAGCCAGAGGAGCGCGAGGCCCTGGCCGGGCTCCTTCTGCAGGTCGCCACCGTCCTGGGCGCCGACGACGGCCATCCCGCCGAGACCTCCGCGGACCGGGCGCTGCGGGCCGAGGCCGCCCTGGCCCGCGAGATCCTCCTGCCCGACGCCTCGGAGGACCCGGAGACCGCCGTCGCCATCTCCGCCTGCCGGCGCGCGGGCCTGCGCGACCTCAAGGACTCCCGGGCGCGCGACGCCATCGCCGAACTCCTGGCCCCCTCCGGGACCGGGGGCGCCGTCCGGGTGGCGGCCGGGGCCGAGGGCGCGTGGCTGGGAGCGCTCAACGACGCCCGCCTCCTGCTCGCCCGGCGTCTGGGGATCGACAGCCCCGAGGCCGCTGAGGCGATTCATTCGCTCGCCGATCCATCCCCGATCACAGACGCGGATCCGCAGGTCAGGGAGCGTCATGCGGCGGCGATCCTCTACACCATGCTCACCTGGTGGCAGGAATCACTGGTATCAGGGCTCCTGGGGGACTGA
- the clpS gene encoding ATP-dependent Clp protease adapter ClpS yields MSPAVPVAEPSIQADERTSAHRLWATVVHDDPINTMDYVTWVFASHFGYPRSKAAHLMMQVHMTGRATVSRGERARMEADVTAMHSYGLRATIEPLAGLTDGGGEGR; encoded by the coding sequence ATGAGCCCCGCCGTGCCGGTCGCGGAACCGAGCATCCAAGCAGATGAGCGCACCAGCGCCCACCGCCTGTGGGCCACCGTCGTCCACGACGACCCCATCAACACCATGGACTACGTCACCTGGGTCTTCGCCAGCCACTTCGGCTACCCCCGGTCCAAGGCCGCCCATCTCATGATGCAGGTCCACATGACCGGCCGCGCCACCGTCTCCCGCGGCGAGCGCGCCCGCATGGAGGCCGACGTCACCGCCATGCACTCCTACGGGCTGCGCGCCACCATCGAGCCCCTGGCAGGCCTGACCGACGGCGGGGGAGAGGGGCGATGA
- a CDS encoding nicotinate phosphoribosyltransferase: MTITPGALPASPPTALSTSLMTDMYELTMLQSALRAGTAQRESVFELFGRKLPASRRFGVVAGTGRLLDAVEAFTFTSEQIDFLRRAGVVDDTTLDFLRDYRFRGTIRGYAEGECYVAGSPLLTVEGTFAEACIIETLALSIYNYDCAVASAASRMTIAAHGRPCADFGARRAHEEAAIAAARAAVVGGFAATSNLEAGMRYGIPTVGTSAHSFTLLHDSEEEAFAAQVASLGTGTTILVDTYDIATGVERAVRAARDAGGELGAVRLDSGDLVAEAFKVRAQLDALGATSTKITVTNDLDEHAIAALGAAPVDSYGVGTKLVTGSGRPTAALVYKLVERRGADGEMAEVAKFSSGGKATVGGRKWAGRVIDGAGTATEELLVSASTEAEGLAALAEAGARPLQVPLVVDGTIVEEHRGEGALAAAAQRHQASRAELPYEAWRLSDGDAAIPTRYLDLDGRTATRR, from the coding sequence ATGACGATCACGCCCGGCGCTCTCCCCGCCTCGCCGCCCACCGCGCTGTCGACCTCCCTCATGACCGACATGTACGAGCTCACCATGCTCCAGTCGGCGCTGCGGGCGGGCACGGCGCAGCGGGAGAGCGTCTTCGAACTCTTCGGCCGCAAGCTGCCCGCCTCCCGGCGTTTCGGCGTGGTGGCGGGAACGGGGCGCCTCCTGGACGCCGTCGAGGCCTTCACCTTCACCTCTGAGCAGATCGACTTCCTGCGCCGCGCGGGGGTCGTCGACGACACCACGCTGGACTTCCTGCGCGATTACCGCTTCCGGGGGACGATCCGCGGCTACGCGGAGGGCGAGTGCTATGTGGCCGGCTCCCCCCTGCTCACGGTCGAGGGCACGTTCGCGGAGGCCTGCATCATCGAGACGCTCGCCCTGTCGATCTACAACTACGACTGCGCGGTGGCCTCGGCCGCCTCGCGCATGACGATCGCGGCGCACGGCCGCCCCTGCGCTGACTTCGGGGCGCGCCGGGCGCATGAGGAGGCGGCCATCGCGGCGGCGAGGGCGGCCGTCGTCGGCGGGTTCGCGGCGACCTCCAACCTGGAGGCCGGGATGCGCTATGGGATCCCCACGGTGGGGACCTCCGCGCATTCCTTCACCCTCCTGCACGACAGCGAGGAGGAGGCCTTCGCGGCGCAGGTGGCCTCGCTGGGCACGGGCACGACGATCCTCGTGGACACCTATGACATCGCCACGGGCGTGGAGCGGGCGGTCAGGGCCGCGCGGGACGCGGGAGGGGAGCTCGGCGCGGTGCGCCTGGACTCCGGCGACCTCGTGGCCGAGGCCTTCAAGGTGCGCGCGCAGCTCGACGCCCTGGGAGCCACGTCCACCAAGATCACGGTGACGAACGACCTCGATGAGCACGCGATCGCCGCGCTCGGCGCCGCGCCCGTGGACTCCTACGGCGTGGGGACCAAGCTCGTGACCGGCTCGGGGCGCCCGACTGCGGCCCTGGTCTACAAGCTCGTGGAGCGCCGGGGCGCCGACGGCGAGATGGCGGAGGTCGCGAAGTTCTCCTCGGGGGGCAAGGCGACGGTCGGCGGCCGCAAGTGGGCGGGCCGCGTCATCGACGGCGCGGGCACGGCCACCGAGGAGTTGCTCGTCTCGGCCAGCACCGAGGCGGAGGGCCTGGCGGCCCTGGCTGAGGCCGGGGCGCGCCCCCTGCAGGTGCCGCTCGTCGTCGACGGGACGATCGTGGAGGAGCACCGGGGCGAGGGGGCGCTGGCCGCCGCCGCTCAGCGCCACCAGGCCTCGCGCGCGGAACTTCCCTACGAGGCCTGGCGGCTCAGCGACGGCGATGCCGCGATCCCGACCCGCTACCTCGACCTCGACGGCCGCACCGCCACCCGGCGCTGA
- a CDS encoding DEAD/DEAH box helicase, with protein MSPARGSQAQHNPTQPSIFAAEHLSPAYPQRAAWGTTRSLRAWQAAALEKYMSAMPQDFLAVATPGAGKTTFALRIAVELLRLGEAHKVTIVCPTEHLKFQWAEAAAKVGIHIDPSYSNGQGALGSRFDGVALTYAQVAANPALHRARTDSIRTLVILDEIHHGGDALSWGDAIREAFSPARRRLSLTGTPFRSDESPIPFVTYAEEAGGVKRSKADYSYGYSDALRDGVVRPVMFMSYSGEMRWRTRAGDEMAARLGEPLTKDLEAQAWRTALDPKGEWIPAVLAAADQRLSEVRRQVPDAGGLVIATDQQRARAYARQLAAITGEPPTVVLSDDSGASSRIEAFAESTDRWMVAVRMVSEGVDVPRLAVGVYATSTSTPLFFAQAVGRFVRSRARGETASVFLPSVTPLLGLANEMEVARDHVLGKPRSNEDEVFGYPEDRLIAEANKEEKASDDLFGAFEAMNSTAEFDRVLFDGGEFGTGAMVGSVEEQDYLGLPGLLEPEQVTALLRARQDKQIKSQKRQAAAAAQRRANSGVDDARKRAAARKELNSLVSAWARRSGQPHGAVHNELRRVCGGPEVAQATTEQIEKRVGTLRRWFVGKR; from the coding sequence GTGAGCCCCGCGCGCGGGAGCCAGGCCCAGCACAACCCGACCCAGCCATCGATCTTTGCCGCGGAGCACCTCTCCCCGGCCTACCCGCAGCGCGCCGCCTGGGGCACGACGCGCTCCCTGCGCGCCTGGCAGGCCGCCGCCCTCGAGAAGTACATGAGCGCCATGCCGCAGGACTTCCTGGCCGTGGCCACGCCGGGAGCCGGCAAGACCACCTTCGCCCTGCGGATCGCCGTCGAGCTCCTGCGGCTCGGCGAGGCCCACAAGGTGACGATCGTGTGCCCCACTGAGCACCTGAAGTTCCAGTGGGCGGAGGCCGCCGCGAAGGTCGGCATCCACATCGACCCCTCCTACTCCAACGGGCAGGGGGCGCTCGGATCCCGGTTCGACGGCGTCGCCCTCACTTACGCGCAGGTCGCCGCCAACCCCGCGCTGCACCGCGCCCGCACCGACTCCATCCGCACCCTCGTCATCCTCGACGAGATCCACCACGGCGGCGACGCCCTGAGCTGGGGCGACGCCATCCGCGAGGCCTTCAGCCCCGCCCGGCGCCGCCTGTCCCTGACCGGGACTCCCTTCCGCTCCGATGAGTCCCCCATCCCCTTCGTCACCTACGCCGAGGAGGCCGGGGGCGTCAAGCGCTCCAAGGCCGACTACTCCTACGGCTACTCCGATGCCCTGCGCGACGGCGTCGTCCGCCCGGTCATGTTCATGTCCTACTCGGGCGAGATGCGCTGGCGCACGCGAGCCGGGGATGAGATGGCCGCGCGCCTGGGCGAGCCGCTGACCAAGGACCTCGAGGCCCAGGCCTGGCGCACCGCCCTGGATCCCAAGGGGGAGTGGATCCCCGCGGTGCTGGCCGCCGCGGACCAGCGCTTGAGCGAGGTGCGCCGCCAGGTGCCCGACGCCGGCGGTCTGGTCATCGCCACCGACCAGCAGCGGGCCCGCGCCTACGCCCGCCAGTTGGCCGCGATCACGGGGGAGCCCCCCACCGTGGTCCTGTCCGATGATTCGGGCGCCTCCAGCCGCATCGAGGCCTTCGCCGAGTCCACCGATCGCTGGATGGTGGCCGTGCGCATGGTCTCCGAGGGCGTGGACGTCCCGCGCCTGGCCGTGGGCGTCTACGCGACCTCCACCTCCACGCCGCTGTTCTTCGCCCAGGCCGTCGGGCGCTTCGTGCGCTCGCGGGCCCGCGGCGAGACGGCGAGCGTGTTCCTCCCCTCGGTGACCCCGCTGCTGGGCCTGGCCAATGAGATGGAGGTGGCCCGCGACCATGTGCTCGGCAAGCCGCGCTCCAACGAGGACGAGGTCTTCGGCTACCCGGAGGACCGTCTCATCGCCGAGGCCAACAAGGAGGAGAAGGCCTCGGATGACCTCTTCGGCGCCTTCGAGGCCATGAACTCCACCGCCGAGTTCGATCGTGTCCTCTTCGACGGCGGCGAGTTCGGTACCGGCGCCATGGTCGGGTCCGTGGAGGAGCAGGACTACCTCGGGCTTCCCGGGCTGCTCGAGCCCGAGCAGGTGACCGCCCTGCTGCGGGCCCGCCAGGACAAGCAGATCAAGTCCCAGAAGCGCCAGGCCGCCGCCGCCGCTCAGCGCCGCGCCAACTCGGGGGTCGATGACGCCCGCAAGCGCGCCGCCGCCCGCAAGGAACTCAACTCGCTCGTGTCCGCATGGGCCCGGCGCTCCGGTCAGCCCCACGGGGCCGTCCACAACGAGCTGCGCCGCGTGTGCGGGGGTCCGGAGGTCGCGCAGGCCACCACCGAGCAGATCGAGAAGCGCGTGGGCACCCTGCGCCGCTGGTTCGTCGGCAAGCGCTGA
- a CDS encoding DUF3039 domain-containing protein, producing the protein MSSDPADPGSPADPGAEPGRSVGTAVLEREELQSTDDGDADRFAHYVRKDKIAAAAATGRPVVALCGKVWTPGRDPSKYPVCPTCKEIMESMRADGRGGPRRPRFPFGRGGQ; encoded by the coding sequence ATGAGCTCCGATCCTGCCGATCCTGGTAGCCCCGCGGACCCGGGCGCCGAGCCCGGGCGCTCCGTCGGCACGGCCGTCCTGGAGCGCGAGGAGCTGCAGTCCACGGACGACGGCGACGCCGACCGCTTCGCCCATTACGTGCGCAAGGACAAGATCGCCGCCGCGGCCGCCACCGGCCGCCCCGTCGTCGCCCTGTGCGGCAAGGTGTGGACCCCCGGCCGCGACCCGTCGAAGTACCCCGTGTGCCCCACCTGCAAGGAGATCATGGAGTCCATGCGCGCCGACGGCAGGGGCGGCCCGCGCCGCCCGCGCTTCCCCTTCGGGCGGGGTGGTCAGTGA
- the nagB gene encoding glucosamine-6-phosphate deaminase, with amino-acid sequence MELVILDTPEAIAERAADAIEELLTAKPDAVLGTATGSSPLPLYDELTRRCEAGRISFARVTGFMLDEYVGLPEGHPERYATFMERHLRSRVDMRPGALHGPDALNPDLQAACEAYEAAMAAAGYCDLQILGIGADGHIGFNEPGGPLDSATHIDVLTEQTRRDNARFFDGDIDAVPTHCITQGLGTIMKARKLVLIATGENKAEAVRQLVEGEVSPQWPATVMQNHADALVLVDPAAASLLTAARP; translated from the coding sequence ATGGAGCTCGTCATCCTGGACACGCCCGAGGCCATCGCCGAGCGCGCCGCCGACGCCATCGAGGAGCTGCTGACCGCCAAGCCGGACGCCGTCCTGGGCACCGCCACCGGCTCCAGCCCGCTGCCGCTCTACGACGAGCTCACGCGCCGCTGCGAGGCAGGCCGGATCTCCTTCGCGAGGGTCACCGGCTTCATGCTCGACGAGTACGTCGGCCTGCCCGAGGGGCACCCCGAGCGCTACGCCACCTTCATGGAGCGCCACCTGCGCTCCCGCGTCGACATGCGCCCCGGCGCCCTCCACGGCCCCGACGCCCTCAACCCCGACCTCCAGGCCGCCTGTGAGGCCTACGAGGCCGCCATGGCCGCCGCCGGCTACTGCGACCTGCAGATCCTGGGCATCGGCGCCGACGGCCACATCGGCTTCAATGAGCCCGGCGGCCCCCTTGACTCCGCCACCCACATCGACGTCCTGACCGAGCAGACCCGCCGCGACAACGCCCGCTTCTTCGACGGCGACATCGACGCCGTCCCCACGCACTGCATCACCCAGGGCCTGGGCACCATCATGAAGGCCCGCAAGCTCGTCCTCATCGCCACCGGTGAGAACAAGGCCGAGGCCGTGCGCCAGCTCGTCGAGGGCGAGGTCAGCCCCCAGTGGCCCGCCACCGTCATGCAGAACCACGCCGACGCCCTCGTCCTGGTCGACCCCGCCGCCGCCTCCCTCCTCACCGCCGCCCGCCCCTGA
- a CDS encoding transporter: MVATLVRLRWRLTLNALSRNIWALIGTVIATLYGLGALGLALSGAIALGQAPVDVIAQVLAAVAALTVLAWTLLPLLFTGVDSTLDPRAMAAWIAPSRSLSRALAVAAACGIPGILTALAALLPALVWAIAGQMGAALLALVLAPALLATCVLLSRVIVIGAGVSQSRRGRELAGLIGMLAVFAVAWLPSLLSNMSVGNPDGLLAALRTGAVGVGLTPVGWAAAAPGYLAQGQVLPAVALALGALIVPLALLPAWERVTRRVMTGPARASARARSYESAGQRSTGAVRALAWHARLARFMPSAAAAVAARCLRYWRSDPRYVAQAVALVFVPAILTVAFLGSRQAALSGGGTTISFGRVLSWGEAPPAVLAGAVFLALMCGWGLHNDLAFDSTALWQHVSAGLSGRNDRLGRVVAAAVWQVPLLVVVACLGGGASGRWDILPAVLGLSVAVMGCGYAWSSVTSVLVLYEMNAPGESLMKSRTSGTAFIAALVQIVGFVIIGFMTAPVVAGFAVTAVSGMWAWGWLVLAGGLLWAAGATWGGIVLGGRYLDERGPRVLTTIRSWPGHEDVR, from the coding sequence GTGGTTGCGACCCTCGTCCGTCTGAGGTGGCGCCTGACCCTCAACGCGCTCTCGCGCAACATCTGGGCGCTCATCGGCACCGTCATCGCCACCCTCTACGGGCTGGGCGCCCTGGGGCTGGCCCTGAGCGGCGCCATCGCCCTGGGCCAGGCCCCCGTCGACGTCATCGCCCAGGTCCTCGCCGCCGTCGCGGCGCTGACGGTCCTGGCCTGGACCCTCCTCCCGCTGCTGTTCACCGGAGTGGACTCCACGCTCGACCCGCGCGCCATGGCCGCCTGGATCGCGCCCTCGCGCTCGCTCTCGCGCGCCCTGGCCGTGGCCGCCGCCTGCGGCATCCCCGGCATCCTCACCGCCCTGGCGGCGCTGCTGCCGGCACTCGTGTGGGCGATCGCCGGGCAGATGGGCGCCGCCCTGCTGGCCCTCGTGCTCGCGCCCGCTCTGCTCGCCACCTGCGTCCTGCTCAGCCGCGTCATCGTCATCGGGGCGGGAGTCTCACAGTCCCGCCGCGGACGCGAGCTGGCCGGTCTCATCGGCATGCTCGCGGTCTTCGCCGTCGCCTGGCTGCCGTCACTGCTGTCCAACATGAGCGTCGGCAACCCGGACGGTCTGCTGGCCGCCCTGCGCACGGGCGCGGTCGGGGTGGGCCTGACCCCCGTCGGCTGGGCGGCTGCGGCCCCCGGCTACCTCGCCCAGGGGCAGGTGCTGCCCGCCGTGGCCCTGGCGCTGGGGGCGCTCATCGTGCCCCTCGCGCTCCTGCCCGCCTGGGAGCGGGTGACCCGGCGCGTGATGACGGGGCCCGCCCGCGCCTCGGCCCGGGCTCGCTCCTACGAGAGCGCCGGGCAGCGCAGCACCGGGGCGGTGCGAGCCCTGGCGTGGCACGCGCGCCTCGCACGGTTCATGCCCTCTGCCGCGGCCGCCGTCGCCGCCCGGTGCCTGCGCTACTGGCGCTCCGACCCCCGCTACGTGGCCCAGGCGGTCGCGCTGGTCTTCGTCCCGGCCATCCTGACCGTCGCCTTCCTCGGCAGCCGGCAGGCCGCCCTGAGTGGGGGCGGCACCACTATCTCCTTCGGGCGCGTCCTGTCCTGGGGCGAGGCGCCACCGGCCGTGCTCGCCGGGGCCGTCTTCCTCGCGCTCATGTGCGGCTGGGGTCTGCACAACGACCTCGCCTTCGACTCCACTGCCCTGTGGCAGCACGTGTCGGCCGGGCTGAGCGGGCGCAACGACCGCTTGGGGCGTGTGGTCGCCGCGGCCGTGTGGCAGGTGCCCCTGCTCGTCGTCGTCGCCTGCCTCGGTGGCGGGGCGAGTGGACGGTGGGACATCCTGCCGGCTGTGCTGGGGCTCAGCGTCGCCGTCATGGGGTGCGGCTACGCCTGGTCGAGCGTGACGAGCGTGCTCGTGCTCTACGAGATGAACGCGCCGGGGGAGAGCCTCATGAAGTCGCGCACCTCCGGCACGGCCTTCATTGCCGCCCTGGTCCAGATTGTCGGCTTCGTCATCATCGGCTTCATGACTGCCCCCGTCGTCGCGGGCTTTGCCGTCACGGCGGTGAGCGGGATGTGGGCGTGGGGGTGGCTCGTCCTCGCGGGCGGCCTGCTGTGGGCAGCGGGCGCCACCTGGGGCGGCATCGTCCTGGGAGGCCGGTACCTCGATGAGCGGGGGCCGCGGGTGCTCACCACGATCCGGTCCTGGCCCGGGCACGAGGACGTCCGCTGA